A window from Herbaspirillum sp. meg3 encodes these proteins:
- a CDS encoding 4'-phosphopantetheinyl transferase superfamily protein translates to MAAPDLQMIPPAVLSAQAALEIAFPVLPSHAALCIGVTLAPALSAAIPDCCHDYTTASEQERAGRFLHADDALRHLYGRALLRRAALAYGVMRGIQEFDLNPWGKPVFPGASLQGNISHSGMQVWLALARDCEIGIDIESAQAPVDFTDIAASFHPQERQSIRDATDAPQAMMRCWSRKEAVAKAVGRGLSLPLDSYAVDCGIGAIDWLRHAPPGTALPNWHCVDLPPTPDHVGAVSAHGDCRQIRIWQLNIGTGSV, encoded by the coding sequence ATGGCCGCACCTGATTTGCAGATGATTCCTCCGGCAGTACTTTCCGCGCAGGCTGCGTTGGAAATTGCGTTTCCCGTACTGCCTTCCCATGCCGCGCTGTGTATCGGCGTCACGCTGGCGCCGGCGCTGTCTGCGGCGATACCGGATTGCTGCCATGACTATACGACTGCGTCGGAGCAAGAGCGCGCCGGACGTTTCCTGCACGCCGACGATGCGCTAAGGCATTTGTATGGGCGCGCCCTGCTGCGCCGAGCTGCGCTTGCTTACGGCGTCATGCGCGGCATACAGGAATTCGACCTCAATCCCTGGGGAAAACCGGTCTTTCCCGGCGCCTCGCTACAGGGCAATATCAGCCATTCGGGGATGCAGGTGTGGCTGGCGCTGGCACGCGATTGCGAGATCGGGATCGATATCGAGTCCGCGCAGGCGCCCGTCGATTTTACCGACATCGCGGCGTCGTTCCATCCGCAGGAACGGCAATCGATACGCGATGCAACCGATGCGCCTCAGGCGATGATGCGTTGCTGGAGCCGCAAGGAGGCGGTGGCAAAGGCCGTCGGACGCGGCTTGTCGCTGCCGCTGGACTCTTACGCCGTGGACTGCGGCATCGGCGCGATCGACTGGCTCAGGCATGCCCCACCCGGCACGGCGTTGCCGAATTGGCATTGCGTCGATCTGCCGCCTACGCCCGATCATGTCGGTGCGGTTTCCGCTCATGGCGACTGCCGCCAGATACGCATCTGGCAACTGAACATCGGCACCGGATCGGTGTGA
- a CDS encoding YcjF family protein yields the protein MKTTDQAEETITAEAPAAEHANEQATEQAAKLTPAEVQNEALHSIKNHAMTAMGVGILPIPGLDLIALTGVQLSLLRKIGNLYGFTLSDETGKKLLGAVLSGYLPLMIAGPVSSVLKFIPGVGIAAGVLAQSTLAGATTYAVGKLFLQHFASGGTLLDVDTKEMGQKLKQHVQEGKDFLKKHAPGAKKDAV from the coding sequence ATGAAAACTACCGATCAAGCAGAAGAAACGATCACGGCAGAAGCACCGGCAGCAGAACATGCGAATGAGCAGGCAACTGAGCAGGCTGCAAAACTGACCCCGGCCGAAGTTCAGAACGAGGCGCTGCATTCCATTAAAAATCATGCAATGACAGCCATGGGCGTGGGTATCCTGCCGATTCCCGGTCTTGACCTGATCGCACTGACAGGCGTGCAACTGAGCCTGCTGCGCAAGATCGGCAATCTGTACGGCTTCACGCTGTCCGACGAAACCGGCAAAAAACTACTGGGTGCGGTGCTCAGCGGCTACTTGCCGCTGATGATTGCCGGTCCGGTCAGCAGCGTCCTGAAGTTCATCCCGGGCGTCGGCATTGCCGCAGGCGTCCTGGCGCAATCCACGCTGGCGGGCGCGACCACCTATGCGGTCGGCAAACTGTTCCTGCAGCACTTTGCATCGGGCGGCACTTTGCTTGACGTCGATACGAAAGAGATGGGGCAAAAGCTGAAGCAGCATGTTCAGGAGGGCAAGGATTTCCTGAAAAAGCATGCGCCCGGCGCCAAGAAAGACGCAGTCTGA
- a CDS encoding site-2 protease family protein, producing MIAALPPLREELALLPGPPLADGQPSWTLQDPVRNLFFQIDWSGFEILSRWTLGQPVAIATEVNAQTALQIDAEEVEALAHFLLQNQLLRPADGSAPILAAQRGSQRKGFGQWLLHNYLFLRLPLVHPDRWLSRWSPRLAFFYSKLFFQLTVAAAMLGLLGVYRQWEQFAGTLVDHFTWQGVAAYSATLITIKTLHELGHGFTAKRHGCRVPSMGVALLVLWPVAYTDTNEVWKLRRRSQRLQVAGAGIATELIIAAWATLAWVVLPDGVPRAIAFLLSTTTWITTVLVNASPFMRFDGYFLLSDYLQLPNLHSRAFALARWDLRERLFAINEPVPEHLPRRLHKGLVWFAWVVWIYRLTVFLGVAALVYHFFIKAAGIFLFMIEIGWFVLLPLRLELLEWRKRWPQIRRQGRYRRSAAIAAVLLLLFVLPWPTRITTSGLLQPVHQLELYAPAHAQIGTLPLVNGSRVAADAPLMLMNSPDLIRRNQLNEARQQQLSWQSNAASFDNDARKNWQLLNDQLSSTEAEQATVEADRKRYQPVAPYPGKLEDLDPDLQPGQWLSQGESLGRVIGDGPWQVVTYVDEDDIHRLAAGDRALFIADGLAGPDLHLSLLSIDKNASPTLSEAPLASTYGGHIAVREKRGVLYPERAVYRVVLSVNGDDAIAQHSWRGRVTFAARWEAPGLRFLKTAVAVFWREAGF from the coding sequence ATGATTGCTGCACTTCCCCCGCTGCGTGAAGAACTGGCATTGCTGCCCGGCCCGCCGTTGGCCGACGGCCAGCCCAGCTGGACCTTGCAGGACCCGGTGCGCAACCTGTTTTTTCAGATCGACTGGAGCGGCTTCGAAATCCTCAGCCGCTGGACACTCGGGCAGCCGGTAGCGATCGCCACCGAGGTGAATGCGCAAACCGCCTTGCAGATCGACGCGGAAGAAGTGGAAGCACTGGCGCATTTTTTGCTGCAAAACCAGTTGCTGCGTCCGGCGGACGGCTCCGCGCCGATACTGGCCGCGCAACGCGGCAGCCAGCGCAAAGGCTTCGGGCAGTGGCTGTTGCATAACTACCTGTTCCTGCGCCTGCCGCTGGTACACCCTGATCGCTGGCTCTCACGCTGGAGCCCGCGCCTGGCTTTTTTCTATAGCAAACTGTTCTTCCAGCTGACTGTGGCCGCTGCCATGCTCGGCTTGTTGGGGGTGTACCGGCAGTGGGAGCAGTTCGCCGGCACCCTGGTGGACCATTTCACCTGGCAAGGCGTGGCTGCCTACAGCGCCACCCTGATCACGATCAAGACACTGCACGAGTTGGGACATGGCTTCACCGCCAAACGCCACGGCTGCCGGGTGCCGAGCATGGGCGTGGCACTGCTGGTGCTGTGGCCGGTTGCCTACACTGACACCAATGAAGTCTGGAAACTGCGCCGGCGCAGCCAGCGTCTGCAAGTGGCCGGTGCAGGCATCGCTACCGAACTGATCATCGCCGCCTGGGCCACGCTGGCCTGGGTGGTTCTCCCGGATGGCGTACCGCGCGCGATCGCCTTCCTGCTCTCGACTACCACCTGGATCACGACGGTACTGGTCAATGCCAGTCCATTCATGCGCTTCGACGGTTACTTCCTGTTGTCCGACTATCTGCAATTGCCCAACCTGCACAGCCGGGCCTTCGCGCTGGCTCGCTGGGATTTGCGCGAACGCCTGTTCGCCATCAACGAACCGGTGCCGGAACATCTGCCGCGGCGCCTGCACAAAGGGCTGGTCTGGTTCGCCTGGGTGGTGTGGATCTATCGCCTGACAGTATTCCTGGGAGTCGCGGCACTGGTGTATCACTTCTTCATCAAAGCCGCCGGGATCTTCCTGTTCATGATTGAAATCGGCTGGTTCGTGCTGCTGCCGTTGCGACTTGAGCTGCTGGAGTGGCGCAAACGCTGGCCGCAGATTCGTCGCCAGGGACGCTATCGGCGCAGCGCTGCCATCGCCGCCGTCCTGCTGCTGCTGTTCGTGCTGCCCTGGCCGACCCGCATTACGACCTCCGGCTTGCTGCAACCGGTGCATCAGCTGGAACTCTATGCCCCCGCGCACGCGCAGATCGGCACACTGCCCTTGGTCAACGGCAGCAGGGTCGCCGCCGATGCACCATTGATGCTTATGAACTCGCCTGACCTGATACGGCGCAATCAGCTCAACGAAGCGCGTCAGCAACAGCTTTCCTGGCAATCAAACGCGGCCAGTTTCGATAATGACGCACGCAAGAACTGGCAACTGCTCAACGATCAACTGTCCTCCACCGAAGCCGAACAAGCGACAGTGGAGGCGGATCGCAAGCGCTACCAGCCGGTCGCGCCCTACCCCGGCAAGCTGGAAGACCTGGACCCTGACCTGCAGCCGGGCCAGTGGCTCAGCCAGGGAGAATCGTTGGGCCGGGTGATTGGCGATGGCCCCTGGCAGGTCGTGACCTATGTGGACGAAGACGACATCCATCGCCTCGCGGCGGGCGACCGTGCACTCTTCATCGCCGATGGACTGGCCGGCCCCGACCTGCACCTTAGCTTGTTGAGCATCGACAAGAACGCCAGCCCGACGCTCAGCGAAGCGCCGCTGGCCAGCACTTACGGCGGCCACATCGCCGTCCGCGAAAAAAGAGGTGTGCTCTATCCGGAGCGCGCGGTCTATCGCGTGGTCTTGAGCGTCAACGGCGATGATGCCATCGCGCAGCACAGCTGGCGCGGCCGGGTCACCTTTGCCGCCCGCTGGGAAGCGCCGGGATTGCGTTTTCTCAAGACTGCCGTCGCGGTATTCTGGCGCGAAGCGGGATTCTAG
- a CDS encoding cyclic peptide export ABC transporter: MRLTELLVRDARTSLQRLGLMALLAGAASTGILAIVNSAAASQNGHSNHLVSVALYGIALLVYIFSQRYVLQTTTDEVERIVDERRRSLIRKLADCELLGVEKIGHGAIFSAINADTQTISQTAGSLILGVQAVMMIFWTTIYIATLSLPALALVAVVLLVAARLYRKRGERAGIDLRRAHEEVVALHEMVEGLLAGFKEVKLSSRRAAELLQDAVMVSGRTAFFRSLAQRALGVNFVFSQVAIFILLGTLVFILPALSTTFADSTVKVLTAVLFLVGPVSGVISAAPQITVANAAAENLLKLEKLFDENVEKGIVADDAREVSAAVFSDFSTIDLRHLTFARGEGSERFVVGPIDLSIRRGETLFITGGNGSGKTTFIKMLTGLYQADSGEILVDGRLVGRADMQRYRDIFGAVFSDFHLFPTLYGVERIDRERAASLIDEMEVENKAHLDGRRFSTVDLSTGQRKRLALVATQLENPPIMVLDEWAADQDPHFRAKFYQLVLPRLRAAGITVIAITHDDKYFHHADRRLHLEDGRVTSISSKGAAA; this comes from the coding sequence ATGCGTCTGACCGAACTTCTTGTCCGCGATGCGCGGACTTCGCTGCAACGCCTCGGGCTGATGGCGCTCCTGGCCGGCGCGGCCAGCACCGGGATACTGGCGATCGTCAATTCTGCTGCCGCCTCGCAGAACGGCCACAGCAACCATCTGGTATCCGTCGCGCTCTATGGCATCGCCTTGCTGGTGTATATCTTCAGCCAGCGCTATGTCTTGCAGACGACCACCGACGAAGTTGAGCGGATCGTCGACGAGCGTCGCCGCAGCCTGATCCGCAAATTGGCCGACTGTGAATTGCTGGGGGTCGAAAAGATCGGCCACGGCGCGATTTTTTCCGCCATCAACGCCGATACACAGACCATCTCGCAGACCGCCGGCAGCCTGATCCTTGGCGTCCAGGCGGTGATGATGATCTTCTGGACCACGATCTACATTGCGACCTTGTCGCTGCCTGCACTGGCGCTGGTGGCCGTGGTGCTACTGGTGGCGGCACGCCTGTACCGCAAGCGCGGTGAACGCGCCGGCATCGACTTGCGGCGCGCTCACGAAGAAGTGGTCGCCCTGCATGAAATGGTCGAAGGGCTGCTGGCCGGTTTCAAGGAAGTGAAGTTGTCCAGCCGCCGTGCCGCCGAGTTGTTGCAAGATGCTGTCATGGTGTCCGGCAGAACGGCATTCTTCCGCTCCCTGGCGCAGCGCGCGCTGGGTGTGAATTTCGTTTTTTCGCAAGTTGCCATCTTCATCTTGCTGGGCACCCTGGTCTTTATCTTGCCCGCATTGAGCACCACCTTCGCCGACAGCACGGTCAAGGTGCTCACGGCAGTGCTGTTTTTGGTTGGCCCTGTGTCCGGTGTGATTTCTGCTGCACCGCAGATCACGGTGGCCAATGCCGCAGCAGAGAACCTGTTGAAACTGGAAAAACTGTTTGACGAGAACGTCGAAAAAGGCATCGTCGCCGACGACGCGCGAGAAGTCTCTGCAGCGGTATTTTCAGATTTCAGCACCATCGACTTGCGGCATCTGACCTTTGCGCGAGGCGAGGGCAGCGAACGCTTTGTGGTCGGCCCGATCGACCTGAGCATACGGCGCGGCGAAACCTTGTTCATTACCGGCGGCAACGGCTCCGGCAAGACGACTTTCATCAAGATGCTGACCGGCCTGTATCAGGCGGATTCCGGTGAGATCCTGGTTGACGGCAGGCTGGTGGGCAGGGCCGACATGCAGCGCTATCGCGACATCTTCGGTGCGGTGTTTTCGGATTTTCATCTGTTCCCGACGCTGTATGGCGTCGAACGCATCGACCGTGAGCGCGCGGCCAGCCTGATCGACGAAATGGAAGTCGAAAACAAGGCGCATCTGGACGGCCGCCGCTTTTCCACCGTCGATCTTTCGACCGGGCAGCGCAAGCGACTCGCCCTGGTGGCAACACAGCTGGAAAATCCGCCGATCATGGTGCTCGACGAATGGGCCGCCGATCAGGATCCGCATTTTCGCGCCAAGTTCTACCAGCTTGTCTTGCCGCGCCTGCGCGCCGCCGGCATCACCGTCATCGCGATTACCCACGACGACAAATATTTTCATCACGCCGACCGCCGCCTCCACCTTGAGGACGGCCGCGTTACCAGTATCTCCAGCAAGGGAGCCGCAGCATGA
- a CDS encoding efflux RND transporter periplasmic adaptor subunit, whose translation MNNAVPHDNPPSPLLTLIDLGHRARVAANGDELAFLLVNETHRLQRYRQSALWFAEGGVRCLSGVVQVEANAPYVQWLKQLCQTLPGSDSDQRPQASVVEVDSLPAELRAQWDEWLPRQALWISLPASAEHPGSVAGGLLLAGDAEHDAGLANPTLYPLLEEWLHTWRHAWLAQFRPRPWSLSLWRTKTAAWWRGTSGRPWWRRRPPQIALLVTALLLCPVRLTVLAPGELVPAQPAVIRAPLDGVIAQFHVQPNAVVKAGQALFSFDEAPLASRLEVARYALSAAQTEYRQQAQMAVSDSKSKGQLAMSLGKIGEKQADADYLESQFQRSHVLAPQDGVVLFDDPSEWIGRPVQTGERIMKIAAPQDVEIEAWIAVGDAIPLPDAAPVSLYLAATPFDALSGQVRYLGHDALPRPDGNYAYRLRARLDNVSAQRVGLKGTVKVQGAWVPLVYWILRRPLALIRQIIAY comes from the coding sequence ATGAACAACGCAGTTCCGCATGACAATCCACCATCGCCGCTACTGACCCTGATCGATCTGGGCCATCGCGCCCGGGTTGCTGCGAATGGCGATGAACTGGCATTTCTACTGGTCAACGAAACACATCGCCTGCAGCGTTACCGGCAAAGCGCGTTGTGGTTCGCCGAAGGTGGCGTGCGCTGCCTCTCCGGGGTAGTGCAAGTGGAAGCCAATGCACCCTACGTGCAGTGGCTCAAGCAACTCTGCCAGACCCTGCCTGGATCAGACTCAGACCAGCGTCCGCAAGCCAGCGTGGTGGAGGTAGACTCGTTGCCTGCTGAACTACGCGCGCAATGGGATGAATGGTTGCCGCGCCAGGCGCTGTGGATCAGCCTGCCCGCCAGCGCGGAGCACCCCGGCAGCGTAGCGGGCGGCCTGCTGCTGGCCGGTGATGCCGAACACGATGCCGGTCTGGCCAATCCCACACTGTATCCCTTGCTGGAAGAATGGCTGCACACCTGGCGTCACGCCTGGCTGGCCCAGTTTCGGCCGCGCCCCTGGTCGCTTTCCTTGTGGCGTACAAAGACTGCCGCCTGGTGGCGTGGCACCAGCGGCCGTCCTTGGTGGCGACGGCGTCCGCCCCAGATCGCACTGCTAGTGACCGCCTTGTTGCTTTGCCCGGTGCGACTTACCGTTCTCGCACCAGGCGAACTGGTGCCGGCCCAACCGGCTGTCATTCGCGCACCGCTCGACGGCGTCATCGCGCAATTCCATGTACAACCCAATGCCGTGGTCAAGGCCGGACAAGCCCTGTTCAGCTTCGACGAGGCACCGTTGGCGAGCCGCCTGGAAGTGGCCCGCTATGCCTTGTCAGCGGCACAGACCGAATACCGGCAACAGGCACAAATGGCGGTATCGGACAGCAAGTCCAAAGGCCAGCTGGCAATGTCACTGGGCAAGATCGGCGAAAAACAGGCCGATGCCGATTATCTGGAAAGCCAGTTTCAGCGCTCCCATGTGCTGGCACCACAAGACGGCGTGGTGTTATTCGACGATCCGTCTGAATGGATCGGTCGCCCGGTACAGACCGGTGAACGCATTATGAAAATAGCGGCACCACAGGATGTCGAGATCGAAGCCTGGATTGCGGTCGGGGACGCAATTCCGCTGCCCGATGCCGCCCCTGTCAGCCTGTATCTGGCAGCCACTCCGTTTGATGCACTCAGCGGCCAGGTGCGCTATCTGGGGCACGACGCACTGCCACGCCCCGACGGCAACTACGCCTATCGCCTGCGCGCCCGCCTCGACAACGTCAGTGCGCAACGCGTCGGCCTGAAAGGCACCGTCAAGGTGCAAGGTGCCTGGGTGCCGCTGGTGTACTGGATTCTGCGACGCCCGCTGGCGCTGATCCGGCAAATCATCGCCTATTGA
- a CDS encoding DUF697 domain-containing protein, which yields MHAPTPITKAGLRRLHAQDVIVRHTSMAGVSMVIPVPLLDMAAAMSVQIRMAKKLCGIYDAEFSRGAARDVITGVLGGFSPGSISATALRYLSFASYFAGTLPSAGLSAAYTYVLGEVLLERLIATGRIDLPSPAEIKLSLSEMRA from the coding sequence ATGCATGCGCCCACCCCCATCACCAAAGCCGGATTGCGTCGCTTGCACGCGCAGGATGTGATCGTCCGGCACACGTCCATGGCCGGCGTGAGCATGGTCATTCCCGTGCCTTTGCTCGACATGGCCGCGGCGATGTCGGTACAGATCAGGATGGCGAAGAAGCTGTGTGGAATTTACGATGCCGAATTTAGTCGTGGCGCGGCGCGCGACGTCATTACCGGCGTCCTCGGAGGCTTTTCGCCCGGCAGCATCAGCGCGACGGCACTGCGCTATCTCTCTTTCGCCAGTTACTTTGCCGGCACCCTGCCATCGGCGGGTCTGAGCGCGGCGTATACCTACGTCCTCGGTGAAGTACTGCTGGAGCGCCTGATCGCCACCGGACGCATTGACCTGCCCTCGCCTGCCGAAATCAAGCTCTCATTGTCTGAAATGAGGGCCTGA
- a CDS encoding prohibitin family protein, with protein MSTIEEFHPPVASPWQRLRRRLQFFSNDLLIVGVILVVLLAFLLPSMIVTIPAGHLGVLWKRFGGGTVIDHVEKEGTHLMLPWDEMYIYDARLQSVEREFEVLSSDGLKLMATLAWRFRVIPEYLGELHKYAGPDYAETLLGQSVGARARDVIAIYRPEDIYTSHRLEIQNQISESVRYDIKNRFNTELRSGQNWILIEDVLVKRIVLPAGVEDAIVRKNVARHEVEQYALIVEKEQQESERKRVEALGIRNFQEIISGGMSDAYLRWRGIEATLELARSENAKVVVIGNDKTGGLPLISINGDGVPQDKKDTKNKPAMPRADLGKGDTGLELKSGTLTGKGAGPIEKLSSLKPEPAAGKPAAPIPDLQARETHRKEQRPSLDHPPLR; from the coding sequence ATGAGCACCATCGAAGAATTCCACCCTCCAGTTGCATCCCCCTGGCAGAGATTGCGCCGGCGCTTGCAGTTTTTCAGCAACGACCTGCTGATTGTGGGAGTCATCCTTGTGGTGTTGCTGGCGTTCCTGCTGCCGTCGATGATCGTCACGATCCCGGCCGGTCATCTCGGTGTGTTGTGGAAACGCTTCGGCGGCGGCACCGTGATCGACCATGTCGAGAAGGAAGGCACGCATCTTATGTTGCCGTGGGATGAGATGTACATCTACGACGCGCGCCTGCAGAGCGTGGAACGCGAATTCGAAGTCCTGTCGTCCGACGGCCTGAAGCTGATGGCGACCCTGGCCTGGCGCTTCCGCGTGATCCCCGAATACCTCGGCGAGCTGCATAAATACGCCGGTCCGGATTACGCTGAGACGCTGCTGGGCCAGTCGGTCGGCGCCCGCGCCCGTGACGTGATTGCGATCTATCGTCCGGAAGATATCTACACCAGCCATCGCCTGGAAATCCAGAACCAGATATCGGAATCAGTGCGCTATGACATCAAGAATCGCTTCAACACGGAACTGCGCTCCGGCCAGAACTGGATCCTGATCGAAGACGTGCTGGTCAAACGCATCGTGCTGCCGGCCGGCGTAGAAGATGCCATCGTGCGCAAGAACGTGGCGCGCCACGAGGTCGAACAATATGCCCTGATTGTCGAAAAGGAACAGCAGGAGAGCGAACGCAAGCGGGTGGAAGCGCTCGGCATCCGCAACTTCCAGGAAATCATCAGCGGCGGCATGTCGGATGCCTACCTGCGCTGGCGCGGCATCGAAGCGACGCTGGAGCTGGCCCGGTCAGAAAACGCCAAGGTGGTCGTGATCGGCAACGACAAGACCGGCGGCTTGCCGTTAATTTCGATCAACGGCGATGGCGTACCGCAAGACAAAAAGGACACCAAGAACAAGCCTGCTATGCCGCGCGCTGATCTGGGCAAGGGCGACACCGGACTTGAGCTGAAATCCGGAACTCTCACCGGCAAGGGGGCGGGACCGATAGAGAAGCTCTCTTCGCTAAAGCCTGAACCTGCCGCCGGAAAACCGGCCGCGCCGATCCCCGACTTGCAGGCGCGAGAAACCCATCGCAAGGAGCAACGTCCTTCGCTCGACCATCCTCCATTGCGCTAG
- the metA gene encoding homoserine O-succinyltransferase, protein MPIKIPKGLPALSALEMEGVMVTDEEGPAVQSHRPLRIGLLNLMPNKINTEIQIARLLGATPLQVELTLIKTSSYVPRNISGEHLASFYRDWSDVKEQKFDGFIITGAPIEKMPFEEVAYWDELTHIFRWTQTNVHSCLNICWGAQAAMHYFHGMPRYLLSEKAFGVFSHCGLDSGSPYLKGLPDDFYIPVSRWMEMRRADIPPDSGISVLIDSLETGLCLLNDPRHHALHIFNHIEYDSTTLADEYFRDRDAGRSIHLPRNYFPGDCETKPPRNQWRGHAHLLFGNWINQIFQTAPADPLTIGCDR, encoded by the coding sequence ATGCCCATCAAAATTCCCAAAGGTTTGCCTGCACTATCCGCGCTAGAAATGGAAGGTGTCATGGTGACAGACGAGGAGGGCCCGGCAGTTCAGTCTCACCGGCCGTTGCGCATCGGTTTGCTGAACCTCATGCCCAACAAGATCAATACCGAAATCCAAATTGCCCGCCTGCTGGGCGCCACGCCATTGCAGGTCGAACTGACTCTCATCAAGACTTCCAGTTACGTCCCCAGGAACATATCAGGAGAACATCTTGCGTCGTTTTACCGCGACTGGAGCGACGTCAAGGAACAGAAATTCGACGGCTTCATCATTACCGGCGCACCGATAGAAAAGATGCCTTTTGAAGAGGTTGCTTACTGGGACGAACTTACGCATATCTTCCGATGGACTCAAACCAACGTCCACAGTTGCCTCAACATCTGTTGGGGAGCCCAGGCGGCGATGCATTATTTTCACGGCATGCCGAGATATTTACTGAGTGAAAAAGCGTTTGGCGTATTCAGTCACTGCGGACTGGATAGCGGCTCGCCGTACCTGAAAGGCTTGCCCGACGATTTTTACATTCCGGTATCGCGCTGGATGGAAATGCGGCGCGCCGACATTCCACCCGACAGCGGGATATCCGTCCTGATCGACTCGTTGGAGACGGGACTTTGTCTGCTCAACGATCCGCGACACCACGCGCTTCACATTTTCAATCACATCGAATATGACTCGACCACGCTTGCCGACGAATATTTCCGCGACCGGGACGCGGGAAGAAGCATTCATCTCCCACGTAACTATTTTCCAGGAGACTGTGAAACCAAACCTCCCAGAAACCAGTGGCGTGGCCATGCGCATCTGTTGTTCGGTAACTGGATCAACCAGATTTTTCAAACGGCACCGGCAGATCCGCTCACTATTGGCTGCGATCGATAA
- a CDS encoding thioesterase II family protein, whose translation MTAPEESRAWFPFGMGREDAHTRLFCLPFAGGGASNFLPWRARLAEAGIGVAPVQYPGHETRLGETPLHAWEDMLAALQETLAPLLDRPYALFGYSMGARLAFALAARLAAAGTPPVQLIVAAHLPPDLPSPALQAAGMDDESFKALLLQYGGIPVEMAREQGFWDLTLPVMRADFALAAAPLDAHAYAGAASAAYPIACYAGVDDAHAGTKEMAGWRRFTRAGFILREFAGDHFFLRSADVCPALNTDLALARSADLSSLVSA comes from the coding sequence ATGACAGCACCAGAAGAATCACGTGCTTGGTTTCCTTTTGGGATGGGCCGGGAGGATGCGCACACGCGCTTGTTTTGCCTGCCCTTCGCGGGTGGAGGCGCATCGAATTTTCTTCCCTGGCGCGCCCGGCTGGCCGAGGCCGGTATCGGGGTGGCGCCGGTGCAGTATCCCGGCCACGAGACACGCCTGGGCGAAACGCCTTTGCACGCATGGGAAGACATGCTGGCGGCCTTGCAGGAAACGCTTGCCCCCTTGCTTGATCGTCCCTACGCCTTGTTCGGCTACAGCATGGGCGCGCGTCTTGCCTTTGCGCTGGCCGCCAGACTGGCCGCCGCCGGTACGCCACCCGTGCAACTGATCGTCGCAGCGCACCTGCCGCCGGATCTGCCGTCGCCGGCCTTGCAGGCAGCGGGCATGGATGACGAGTCGTTCAAAGCGCTGTTGCTGCAATACGGCGGGATTCCTGTGGAGATGGCACGCGAACAGGGATTCTGGGATCTCACACTGCCGGTCATGCGTGCCGACTTTGCGCTCGCAGCCGCGCCGCTGGATGCGCACGCATATGCCGGTGCTGCGTCCGCTGCGTATCCGATCGCGTGCTATGCGGGCGTCGACGACGCGCATGCCGGTACAAAGGAGATGGCCGGCTGGCGGCGCTTCACGAGAGCCGGTTTCATCCTGAGAGAATTTGCCGGAGATCATTTTTTTCTCCGCAGCGCCGATGTCTGTCCGGCGTTGAACACCGACCTGGCGCTGGCGCGGTCGGCCGATTTATCATCACTTGTCTCCGCCTGA